A window of Rosa rugosa chromosome 7, drRosRugo1.1, whole genome shotgun sequence genomic DNA:
AGGGCGCTATATACACTTGGGAGACAACAGCTCCGCCACACACTTGGTGTCATTCTCAGTAGTTTTACCAGTTAATTTTTGGCTCTAGATTAAACAAACCAACTCTAAAAACTTGAAACATATGAAGATTTCAAGAGTAAACTTACAATGGCTATATTAGGAGTTTTAAGACCAAATACAACAAATAGAAAAACAACCCTCCTTACTGATAATACTCTGCCAGTAAAATCTTCCCTTTCCTCCAAAGTTGATTCTTTAAACACATGGTTAAAATAATCCCCTTCAACTCATTCAAGCGGGTAAAATCATTTGGACCACCTTTATACCAAAACTCGCTAATATGGGAAGCAAGCTTCAATAATTCTTCATCACACTCTTCAAAACCTTCGCAATACCAGAGATTAAATGAGCAAAGCTTCCTGCAGCCCCGCAGGAGCGTGAAAAGAGTATCTCGTTCAATACGAGATTGTGCCAGGGTTAAGTGCGTGAGATCCGGCAGCATAGTCACAATTGCCCATGCTTCAACTTCACCGACAAGGGTTTCAAAGATATGCAGACTCCTAAAATGCTTGCAGTGAATGGCGATCTGTAGCAGGATTCTGTGCAAAGTTCCATTGCTATTGTATTTGAACGACGTTAACGCCTCAAAGTTCTTACTCAAGTAATCCCCATTTCCGCGGTATTGCTTCAAAATTTCCCCACAGTTTCCTCCCAAAGTTAAGTGCTCCAAATGCTTCCACTTCCCAATTAGTTCAGAAATGATTTGGGTATGCTTGAAAATCACTAAATCATCACACAAATACAACATCCTAAGCTCAGGACACGCCTCCGACACATATCTCAAGGCTTCTTCGGTACAAAATCCAGGTAGCTTGAGATAAGTAGCCTTCCCATTGCTACGACTGGCAACCAATTTTACGAAACCGGTGATGGAGAAACGAGTCCTACGAATTCGGTACTTCCTTATAAACTTATCATAAAAGGGGCCAAATTTCCGGGTTTCAAAATCGATTTCATGCATACCAGTGAACAAAGGATAGGGCTCAAAATCTGGGAAAGAGAGAAACTTCCAGCATAAGGGATTGAGAGATGCGGCGTACCATGATTTGCAGACAAAAGGGAGAGCTAAAAGCAGCGACTCCATTCCGACTTTGGCAAACACATTTGCTAAACAGTCCACTTCTAAATCCTCCCATCTTCGAGTGAGAGATTGATCGTGGTGATGACTCGAAACGACGCCGTCGATCCTCGGTGGCGACGAcggcttcatcttcttcttctccggtCTCAACATCGTGATTTTCTGAGCTGAAAAACCACAAATCCTCTCGTACGGAACTGGAAATGGAGATGGAAATATATCCCCGAGTATTAATGGGCTGCTTCAAGTGCAATGTATGGGCTGTTTATTGGGTAGGCCCAAAATTTAAATAACATTCGGTTTGAAAAGCAAGAAAGACCAAGAAACTGGAGCTGCTACAAAACCTCTAAAGCAGTTTGGTATTTACTGCTGGAAGAAGTAGCTAGATGCAACAATACATGTATGTCAGGAAGAATTTATGAtgaaaatgtatatatatatgatggtaAACTTTCGATGGTTGACGATAAATGGGGAGAGGGATTTCGAGTTTCTAGCAAAGTTGGGTTTTTGTTTCACTACTCTGACCTGGTGGTGGTTATGGTACCAGCATGTCATGGCAATGGCAATGAGGATCTCCACAGCTGCTAAGATGTTTGTTAGACGTAGCCAAGCCATACATTCCGAGTTTCAAAACAAAACATTAAATCGAAAGATGTGTTCCTGTTTTCAAAACAGATGGTAAAAGCTGATCGAGGATATGGAGgaatcagaagattgaagtgtGATACTAAAATCTATTTGAGTTCCCTTTTGACCTCATTATGTCTATGCTTTTGTTGAGAATTGAAGTTTGAAGTTCAAAGATTTTAGTCTTTAATTTGCATGTTGTCATACAATGCATTAGATTTCTTTTCTCTGGTCTGATGCCTTTTCCAATTTGAAATAACAGATTAGTGAATTACCACGAAAATTAAGAAACCTGTAA
This region includes:
- the LOC133721028 gene encoding F-box/LRR-repeat protein At3g48880-like, with amino-acid sequence MLRPEKKKMKPSSPPRIDGVVSSHHHDQSLTRRWEDLEVDCLANVFAKVGMESLLLALPFVCKSWYAASLNPLCWKFLSFPDFEPYPLFTGMHEIDFETRKFGPFYDKFIRKYRIRRTRFSITGFVKLVASRSNGKATYLKLPGFCTEEALRYVSEACPELRMLYLCDDLVIFKHTQIISELIGKWKHLEHLTLGGNCGEILKQYRGNGDYLSKNFEALTSFKYNSNGTLHRILLQIAIHCKHFRSLHIFETLVGEVEAWAIVTMLPDLTHLTLAQSRIERDTLFTLLRGCRKLCSFNLWYCEGFEECDEELLKLASHISEFWYKGGPNDFTRLNELKGIILTMCLKNQLWRKGKILLAEYYQ